A section of the Pseudomonas lini genome encodes:
- a CDS encoding transporter substrate-binding domain-containing protein, giving the protein MKKALLTLSALALCMAAGSALAKEYKELRFGVDPSYAPFESKAADGSLVGFDIDLGNAICAELKVKCKWVESDFDGMIPGLKANKFDGVISSMTVTPAREKVIDFSSELFSGPTAYVFKKGSGLSEDVASLKGKTVGYEQGTIQEAYAKAVLDKAGVKTQAYQNQDQVYSDLTSGRLDAAIQDMLQAELGFLKSPKGADYEVSKPVDSELLPAKTAIGISKGNKDLKALLDKGIKALHDDGTYATIQKKHFGDLNLYSGK; this is encoded by the coding sequence ATGAAAAAAGCATTGCTGACCCTTTCTGCACTGGCGTTGTGCATGGCTGCCGGCTCCGCGCTGGCCAAGGAATACAAAGAATTGCGTTTTGGCGTTGACCCTTCCTACGCGCCGTTCGAGTCCAAAGCAGCCGACGGCAGCCTGGTAGGCTTCGACATCGATCTGGGCAATGCGATCTGCGCCGAGCTGAAGGTCAAGTGCAAATGGGTCGAAAGCGATTTCGACGGTATGATTCCGGGCTTGAAAGCCAATAAATTCGACGGTGTGATCTCATCGATGACCGTCACCCCGGCCCGCGAAAAAGTCATCGACTTCTCCAGCGAGCTGTTCTCCGGCCCCACCGCTTACGTGTTCAAGAAAGGTTCCGGCCTGAGCGAAGACGTCGCTTCGTTGAAGGGCAAAACCGTCGGTTACGAGCAAGGCACCATTCAGGAAGCCTACGCCAAGGCCGTGCTGGACAAAGCCGGCGTGAAAACCCAGGCCTATCAGAACCAGGATCAGGTGTATTCCGACCTGACTTCCGGCCGTCTCGACGCAGCCATCCAGGACATGTTGCAAGCCGAGCTGGGCTTCCTGAAGTCGCCAAAAGGCGCCGATTACGAAGTCAGCAAGCCAGTCGACAGCGAATTGCTGCCCGCTAAAACAGCGATCGGTATCTCGAAAGGTAACAAAGACCTCAAGGCACTTTTGGATAAAGGTATCAAAGCGTTACACGACGATGGCACCTACGCCACCATTCAGAAGAAACACTTTGGCGATCTGAATCTGTACAGCGGCAAATAA
- a CDS encoding ATP-dependent DNA ligase: protein MKAFADLYAELDATTSSNAKLTAMQNYFAQAAPEDAAWAVYFLSGGRPRQLVPVRMLREMATAFSGLSPWLFEESYQAVGDLAETISLVLPETHHTSTDGLAVWIENKLLPLRNAPPLTLAECLPALWAQLDRQSLMLCIKLITGSLRVGVSKLLVTRALAAMAGLDSKRVAQRLVGYTDLSNRPSAASYLKLIAPESPNEHAQRGGQPYPFFLAHALSHPVEQFEAVLGPASQWQVEWKWDGIRAQVVKRDGRLWIWSRGEELMSERFPELESLVRDLPDGTVIDGEIVAWKAVQPGIEDAFDAQSPSSPSVLPFALLQQRIGRKMLSKKILDEVPVVIQAYDLLEWQGEDWRNRTQATRRAQLEQLINSCANPVLLSSPVLTGEDWFDLARQREASRKLGVEGMMLKARDALYGVGRTKDMGVWWKWKVDPFSVDAVLVHAQQGHGRRASLYTDYTFAVWDGPPSARERTLVPFAKAYSGLTDEEMRQVDSIVRKTTVEKFGAVSSVKPTLVFELGFEGIALSKRHKSGIAVRFPRMLRWRHDKSVEEADSMATLQDLLG, encoded by the coding sequence ATGAAAGCCTTCGCCGACTTGTATGCCGAACTCGATGCCACCACCTCGAGCAACGCCAAACTGACGGCGATGCAGAACTATTTCGCCCAAGCCGCGCCCGAAGATGCCGCCTGGGCGGTGTACTTTCTGTCCGGTGGTCGACCTCGGCAATTGGTGCCGGTACGAATGCTGCGGGAAATGGCTACAGCGTTTTCCGGGCTCTCGCCCTGGTTGTTCGAAGAAAGTTATCAGGCCGTCGGTGATCTGGCGGAAACCATCTCGCTGGTGTTGCCCGAAACGCACCACACCTCTACCGACGGGCTGGCGGTGTGGATTGAAAACAAACTGCTGCCGCTGCGTAATGCGCCTCCGCTGACCCTCGCCGAATGCTTGCCTGCCCTGTGGGCGCAACTGGATCGCCAGAGTCTGATGCTGTGCATCAAATTGATCACTGGCAGTTTGCGTGTCGGTGTCTCCAAATTGCTGGTCACCCGCGCGCTGGCGGCGATGGCCGGGCTCGACAGCAAGCGCGTGGCCCAGCGGCTGGTGGGTTATACCGATCTATCCAACCGCCCAAGCGCCGCCAGTTACCTGAAGCTGATCGCCCCCGAATCACCCAATGAGCATGCCCAACGGGGTGGCCAGCCGTACCCGTTTTTCCTCGCCCATGCATTGTCGCATCCGGTCGAGCAGTTCGAAGCCGTGCTCGGCCCGGCCAGTCAATGGCAAGTGGAATGGAAGTGGGACGGCATCCGCGCTCAAGTGGTCAAGCGCGATGGACGCTTGTGGATCTGGTCGCGAGGTGAAGAGCTGATGAGCGAACGCTTCCCCGAACTGGAGAGCCTGGTTCGTGACCTACCCGATGGCACGGTGATCGACGGTGAAATTGTCGCCTGGAAAGCCGTGCAACCGGGCATTGAGGACGCTTTCGACGCGCAATCGCCATCGTCACCTTCTGTGCTGCCTTTCGCCCTGTTGCAACAACGGATCGGCCGCAAAATGCTGAGCAAAAAAATTCTCGATGAGGTGCCCGTGGTCATCCAGGCCTATGACCTGCTGGAATGGCAGGGTGAGGATTGGCGCAACCGGACTCAAGCCACGCGCCGCGCTCAGCTGGAACAACTCATCAATTCCTGCGCAAACCCGGTGTTACTGAGCTCGCCCGTGCTGACCGGTGAAGACTGGTTCGACCTCGCCCGCCAACGAGAGGCCTCTCGCAAATTGGGCGTCGAAGGCATGATGCTCAAGGCCCGCGATGCGCTGTATGGCGTCGGGCGGACCAAGGACATGGGTGTGTGGTGGAAATGGAAAGTCGACCCGTTCAGCGTTGATGCAGTGCTGGTCCATGCCCAGCAAGGCCATGGCCGCCGGGCCAGTCTCTACACCGATTACACCTTCGCTGTGTGGGACGGCCCGCCCTCTGCCCGCGAGCGAACGCTGGTGCCTTTCGCCAAGGCCTACTCCGGATTGACTGACGAAGAAATGCGTCAGGTCGATAGCATCGTGCGCAAGACCACGGTGGAAAAATTCGGAGCGGTCAGTAGTGTGAAGCCGACTTTGGTATTTGAGCTGGGGTTCGAAGGTATCGCCCTGTCGAAACGGCACAAGAGCGGGATTGCGGTGCGGTTTCCGAGGATGCTGCGTTGGCGGCACGACAAATCGGTGGAGGAAGCTGACAGCATGGCGACGTTGCAGGATTTGTTGGGCTAA
- a CDS encoding ligase-associated DNA damage response exonuclease, translating into MDLVIARPEGLYCPPGDFYIDPWQPVERSVITHAHSDHARRGNQHYLAAAPGAGILRARLGQDINLQTLPYGEPLLHRGVKLSFHPAGHVLGSAQVRLEYGGEVWVASGDYKTEPDGTCAPFEPVRCHTFITESTFGLPIYRWQPQAQVFAEINQWWQTNAAADKTSVLFCYSFGKAQRILHGIDASLGPILVHGAVEPINRIYRESGIYLPPTIYSGEVKKHDPMMRKALVLAPPSAGASPWVRRFGDYSDGFASGWMRLRGTRRRRGVDRGFVLSDHADWPGLLWAIEQTAAERVIVTHGSIGVLVRHLREQGLDAMSFSTEYGDDEDTAVLESERAEVLA; encoded by the coding sequence ATGGACCTTGTTATCGCTCGTCCTGAAGGTTTGTACTGCCCGCCCGGTGATTTCTATATCGACCCATGGCAGCCGGTCGAACGCTCGGTAATCACCCACGCCCACAGCGACCATGCTCGCCGTGGCAATCAACATTATCTGGCGGCGGCACCGGGTGCAGGCATTCTGCGCGCGCGTCTGGGCCAGGACATCAACCTGCAAACGCTGCCCTATGGCGAGCCATTGTTGCACCGAGGGGTAAAACTGAGTTTTCACCCCGCGGGCCACGTGCTCGGCTCGGCCCAAGTGCGTTTGGAATATGGCGGGGAAGTCTGGGTCGCCTCGGGGGATTACAAAACCGAACCCGACGGCACCTGTGCGCCGTTCGAACCGGTGCGTTGCCACACGTTCATCACGGAATCGACGTTCGGCCTGCCGATTTACCGCTGGCAACCCCAGGCGCAGGTCTTTGCCGAGATCAATCAGTGGTGGCAGACCAACGCCGCAGCCGACAAAACCAGCGTGCTGTTCTGCTATTCCTTCGGCAAGGCTCAGCGGATTCTCCACGGCATCGATGCCAGCCTCGGCCCCATTCTGGTACATGGCGCGGTTGAACCCATCAATCGGATTTATCGCGAGAGCGGCATTTACTTACCGCCAACGATCTATTCCGGCGAAGTAAAAAAACATGACCCGATGATGCGCAAGGCCTTGGTCCTCGCGCCCCCTTCTGCGGGTGCCAGCCCTTGGGTACGGCGTTTCGGTGACTACAGCGATGGCTTCGCCAGCGGTTGGATGCGCTTGCGCGGTACACGGCGGCGGCGCGGCGTGGACCGCGGTTTCGTGCTGTCCGATCATGCCGACTGGCCCGGCCTGCTGTGGGCCATCGAACAAACCGCAGCCGAACGCGTGATCGTTACCCACGGTTCGATCGGGGTGCTGGTGCGCCATCTGCGCGAACAAGGCCTCGATGCCATGAGTTTCAGCACCGAATATGGCGATGATGAAGACACCGCAGTCCTCGAATCGGAGCGCGCCGAGGTGCTGGCATGA